Proteins from a genomic interval of Lysobacter arenosi:
- a CDS encoding MbcA/ParS/Xre antitoxin family protein, which produces MHDVPTTDLQTPAATRVALRTFFRISEAWQLDGAEEAILLGELPAIVGTWRERPPEEPLPRATLERLSHLFGIYASLVELFQDPSRAHAWLRRPNTAPLFGGDTALARMLLGDVDDLQAVREYLEAQFDH; this is translated from the coding sequence ATGCATGACGTTCCCACAACAGACCTCCAAACCCCTGCCGCTACGCGAGTGGCCTTGCGTACGTTCTTTCGTATTTCTGAGGCATGGCAATTGGATGGAGCAGAGGAAGCCATCTTGCTTGGCGAGCTTCCAGCGATCGTAGGAACGTGGCGTGAGCGACCACCCGAAGAGCCGCTTCCGCGGGCGACTCTCGAACGACTGTCCCACCTATTCGGGATCTACGCTTCGCTGGTGGAGCTGTTCCAAGATCCTAGCCGCGCACACGCTTGGCTCCGACGGCCCAATACAGCACCATTATTCGGCGGCGACACAGCCTTGGCGCGTATGCTTCTTGGAGATGTGGATGACCTGCAGGCCGTTCGCGAGTATCTCGAAGCCCAATTCGACCATTGA
- a CDS encoding sensor histidine kinase, producing the protein MMHQFLTANRKELIARCRAKVAERSPPGVAGEELEHGVTVFLEQVIKTLALERTSDPMRSRKVSGRSGGGKPALSEIGDSAAQHGKELMQHGFTVEEVVHDYGDLCQAITDLAFEQDAAISIDEFRTLNRCLDNAIANAVTEFGYQRDFVVADKQADALNERLGFFAHELRNQLCTATLALSIIKEGSVGLTGATGGVLDRALVGLSNLIDRSLAEVRMTAGMPLQNRLFSVADFLAEVKLSASLEADVRGCKLTVSDVDPLLALDVDRDLLLSAAGNLLQNAFKFSHPHGEISLNAYAVADRVLIDVEDQCGGLPPGDAEKMFIPFTQGADDRSGLGLGLSISRRSIEANLGVLSVRNVPGSGCVFTIDLPRHSVAEVPSTVSPVVD; encoded by the coding sequence ATGATGCATCAGTTTCTCACCGCGAACCGGAAAGAACTAATTGCCCGCTGCCGGGCAAAGGTCGCCGAGCGATCGCCGCCTGGCGTAGCCGGTGAGGAGCTGGAGCATGGGGTCACTGTGTTCCTTGAGCAGGTGATCAAGACACTCGCGTTGGAACGGACATCGGATCCTATGCGGAGCCGAAAGGTTTCTGGCCGTTCCGGCGGGGGCAAGCCCGCGCTGTCGGAAATCGGCGATTCGGCGGCGCAGCACGGCAAGGAACTGATGCAGCATGGCTTCACGGTCGAGGAAGTGGTGCACGACTATGGTGACCTATGCCAAGCGATAACTGATTTGGCATTTGAGCAGGATGCGGCAATAAGCATCGATGAGTTCAGGACGCTCAATCGATGCCTGGACAACGCAATTGCTAACGCCGTGACCGAGTTTGGGTACCAACGCGACTTTGTCGTCGCCGACAAACAAGCAGACGCTCTGAATGAGCGGCTAGGATTCTTTGCCCACGAATTGCGCAATCAGTTGTGCACCGCCACCTTGGCGCTTTCTATCATCAAGGAGGGCAGCGTTGGTTTGACCGGCGCGACCGGTGGTGTACTCGACCGGGCCCTGGTCGGGTTGAGTAATCTTATTGACCGTTCCCTCGCAGAGGTCCGTATGACAGCGGGCATGCCGCTGCAGAATCGGCTCTTCTCGGTCGCGGATTTCCTTGCGGAGGTCAAGCTCTCCGCCTCGCTGGAAGCGGACGTGAGGGGTTGCAAGCTAACCGTCTCGGACGTGGATCCCCTGTTGGCACTCGATGTGGATCGGGACTTGCTGCTGTCGGCGGCCGGGAATCTCCTGCAGAACGCATTCAAGTTCTCGCACCCTCATGGTGAGATCAGCCTCAACGCCTATGCAGTGGCTGACCGTGTCCTGATCGACGTCGAAGACCAGTGCGGCGGCCTTCCGCCCGGCGACGCGGAGAAGATGTTCATCCCTTTCACGCAGGGCGCTGATGACAGGAGCGGTCTGGGATTGGGGCTGTCGATCTCTCGTCGCAGTATTGAGGCGAACCTGGGGGTCCTCAGCGTGCGCAACGTGCCAGGTTCCGGATG